One Acidobacteriota bacterium genomic window, GGTCACCGAACTTGTTCGGCTGGATGAACAGCCCGTCCACGGGTTCCCCGCCATAGGAGACGATCACCGTGACCGTGTCGCCCGCTGCGTGGCCGCCCCCCATCGTGATGCTCAGCCGGTGGTCGTTGTGGGTAAAAGCCGCGCTTTCTCCGCCGACCGTTACCCGGTCCACGGTGAGCGGGCCCAGGTCGAGGGGCAGGACGTCCCGGCCGCCGGCCAGCATCTCCGCCAAGATCGTGGTCTCGCCCTGGATGGCCCGTCCTGTTTCGCCGATCTCCATTTGTATCCGGTAGTGGAGGATATTGACGTCATCCATGCGGGGGTATCCGTCGTTGGCCACGGCCGCGCCGGGCGCAAGGCCCAGGACGAGCAGCACAGCCTTCGGAGTGAGGCGGAATACGAGCAGCGCTGCCGCGACGGTCCACCTGCTGATCTGCTTCTTCAATTTGTGATCCTCCTTGACAGGTTTCGCGGTCCGACCCATATATTCTCCCCACTAATCCAAGTGAACTGACAGGATGGATGGACATGGTCCGTCTGACCGACGAAGACATCCGGTTTTTCGCCCGCGAAGGCTACCTGATCAAGCGCGGCGTCCTCGATCCCGATCTGATGGCCCGGGGCAGGGAACGCATGTGGAGCAACCTGCCGCCGCCCCTCGAGCGCGAAAAACCGGAAACCTGGATCGGCCCCTTCCCGGAGCCGGTCGACGACGGCGCTTCGAACCGGCACCAATTCATGTGGAAGTACCGCCAACCGGGCGGAGAGGACTGGATGGTCCGCCTCCTCGCCACCGATCCTTCCGTGATGGGCATGGCGGAGCAGTTGCTCGGCGAGGGCAATCTGGTCGAACCGGATCGGATCCGCGGCATTTACTGTGTCCTGCCCGAAGGCGCCGCGCCGCCCCGTCCCATGGGTTGCCACGTGGACGCCCATCCCTTTCACCTCGGCGTCGTGGGGTACATCGACGACGTGGAACCCGGAGGCGGCGGATTCACCGTTTGGCCGGGCAGCCACCGGATTTTCTACCGGGATTTCACCCGGCGCTACGTCTTCGACAAAACGCCTGAATACCTGGCCCACAAGGACGAGGTGAGCGGAATGCCCCCCATGGACTGCCACGGCAAGGCCGGCGACATCGTGTTCTGGCACCACCGCATGGGCCATTCCGTCGGCCACAACCGGACCGGCCGGATCCGCCAGGCGGTCCTGTACGACTACAAGCGGGCGGACCTGGACGAGCACGCGCCTCCCGGCGACGACATGTGGGTGGATTGGCCGGGCGTTCGTGCCGTTTTAGCACCATGACATGTGGACAGACTGGCCCGGCGTCCGACCGTTACACCTGTCCTGATCCTCTACTCGAAATAGCGGCCCACGATCGGCCTCAGCTTCTCCAGCGTGCCGGCGGGCACAGCGTCGCGGTCGGAAACGATGGCATTGGCCAGCGCGTTGTGACAGCGGCACGTGCTGTCCAGCGGAATAGCCGGCACGACGTGGCGGATGACCTGGCGCGCGTGGTCCACGTTCGCGTGCAGGTTCTCGATAATCATGTCGACGGTCACGGAATCGTGTTCCTCGTGCCAGCAGTCGTAGTCGGTGGAACACGCGATGGCGGCATAGCAGATCTCCGCCTCCCGGGCGAGCTTGGCCTCCGGCGCGGCTGTCATCCCGATGACCGAAAACCCCCAGCCCCGGTAGACGTTCGACTCCGCTTTGGTCGAGAACTGGGGACCTTCCATGCAGAGATAGGTACCGCCGTCGTGCACGGTCAGGCCCGTCGATTCGGCACCGTCGACGAGCAACCGGCGCAACGGCCCGCAGAACGGTTCACCGAGGCCTACGTGCACCACGAGGCCGCCGCCGAAGAAGCTCGTCGTGCGGTGCCGGGTGTGGTCGTATAACTGGTCCGGTATGACGAAATCCCGCGGCCGGATGTCTTCCTGGAGGCTCCCCACGGCGCTGACCGAAAGAATCCACCGGACACCCAGCGACTTCAGCGCGAAGATGTTCGCCCGCACGTTGATTTCGGACGGGCCCAGGCGATGGCCCCGGCCGTGCCGGGCCAGGAACGCCACGCGCCGGCCCTCCAGGGTGCCGGTCACGATGGCGTCGCTGGGGTCGCCGAAGGGGGTGTCGGGCCGGACCTCCTCGAGATCCGTAAGCCCCTCCATCCCGTAGAACCCTGTACCGCCGATAACCGCGATCTGTGCTTCAGGCATTGCCGTGTCCTCTATACGTGTTTCGATGTAGGCCTTCGTAATGTCTCAGTTGGTACCGCCCCAGACCAAGAGTTGATACCGGTCCGTGATCATCGGGCCTGGCATGTCGCCCGGGCAGGATAAGATGAAAAAGCGCTCGGCGGGGCGTCAAGGAACATATTCAGATGGTTGCTCCATATGCGTGTTCCACGGATACAAACTCAGGCTGATGACTGATCGGAAATCCGATT contains:
- a CDS encoding phytanoyl-CoA dioxygenase family protein gives rise to the protein MDMVRLTDEDIRFFAREGYLIKRGVLDPDLMARGRERMWSNLPPPLEREKPETWIGPFPEPVDDGASNRHQFMWKYRQPGGEDWMVRLLATDPSVMGMAEQLLGEGNLVEPDRIRGIYCVLPEGAAPPRPMGCHVDAHPFHLGVVGYIDDVEPGGGGFTVWPGSHRIFYRDFTRRYVFDKTPEYLAHKDEVSGMPPMDCHGKAGDIVFWHHRMGHSVGHNRTGRIRQAVLYDYKRADLDEHAPPGDDMWVDWPGVRAVLAP
- the mtnP gene encoding S-methyl-5'-thioadenosine phosphorylase, with amino-acid sequence MPEAQIAVIGGTGFYGMEGLTDLEEVRPDTPFGDPSDAIVTGTLEGRRVAFLARHGRGHRLGPSEINVRANIFALKSLGVRWILSVSAVGSLQEDIRPRDFVIPDQLYDHTRHRTTSFFGGGLVVHVGLGEPFCGPLRRLLVDGAESTGLTVHDGGTYLCMEGPQFSTKAESNVYRGWGFSVIGMTAAPEAKLAREAEICYAAIACSTDYDCWHEEHDSVTVDMIIENLHANVDHARQVIRHVVPAIPLDSTCRCHNALANAIVSDRDAVPAGTLEKLRPIVGRYFE